A window from Hymenobacter volaticus encodes these proteins:
- a CDS encoding acetamidase/formamidase family protein: MRISYLPKSAAILALGASLLFASAAQSQQAATKPTTHQLKPTPTTVAWGFYDAAAKPVLRIKSGDKVEVQTLITSSPTRLEGAGLPPDQVEQSLRDIHKDVTNKGPGGHILTGPIYVEGAEPGDVLEIRIKKVELAIPYAYNAFGPTSGFLPEDFGYAKMRIIPLDKKRMMAQFAPGIEIPLRPFFGSMGVAPPPASGRVNSAPPGIHAGNLDNKELVAGTTLYIPVHVPGALFEVGDGHAGQGNGEVDITALETSLTGTLEFIVRKDMHLTWPAPKRLPTTSRWVPTRT; this comes from the coding sequence ATGCGCATTTCGTACTTACCAAAAAGTGCCGCAATTCTAGCGCTTGGCGCTAGCTTACTGTTTGCTTCTGCCGCTCAGTCGCAACAAGCTGCCACCAAGCCAACCACTCACCAACTGAAACCCACGCCTACAACCGTAGCGTGGGGCTTTTATGATGCCGCTGCCAAGCCCGTGCTGCGCATCAAGTCGGGTGACAAAGTGGAAGTGCAAACACTTATCACCTCTAGCCCTACGCGGCTGGAGGGGGCGGGGCTGCCGCCAGACCAGGTAGAACAGTCGTTGCGCGACATTCACAAAGACGTAACCAACAAAGGACCCGGAGGCCACATTCTCACCGGCCCTATCTACGTGGAAGGCGCAGAGCCCGGCGACGTGCTGGAAATACGCATCAAGAAAGTGGAGTTGGCTATTCCGTATGCCTACAATGCCTTCGGCCCAACCAGCGGCTTTCTGCCCGAGGACTTCGGCTACGCCAAAATGCGCATTATCCCGCTCGACAAGAAACGGATGATGGCCCAGTTTGCTCCTGGCATTGAAATTCCGCTACGGCCGTTTTTCGGTAGCATGGGCGTAGCGCCGCCGCCCGCTTCGGGCCGCGTCAATAGCGCCCCGCCCGGCATCCACGCCGGCAACCTCGACAACAAAGAACTGGTAGCGGGCACCACGCTCTATATCCCGGTGCACGTACCCGGCGCCCTGTTTGAAGTAGGCGACGGACATGCCGGCCAAGGCAACGGCGAAGTGGACATCACCGCCCTGGAAACGTCCTTGACTGGCACGCTAGAATTCATTGTGCGCAAAGACATGCACCTGACCTGGCCCGCGCCGAAACGCCTACCGACTACATCACGATGGGTACCGACGAGGACCTGA
- a CDS encoding acetamidase/formamidase family protein, translating to MGTDEDLTKATKVALREMIDFLMKEKNLSHDDAYMLASVAADMEITQLVDGTKGVHSMIPKKIFTGKSAVGMGKSK from the coding sequence ATGGGTACCGACGAGGACCTGACCAAAGCCACCAAAGTGGCACTGCGCGAGATGATCGACTTTCTCATGAAAGAGAAAAACCTCAGCCACGACGATGCCTACATGCTCGCTAGCGTAGCCGCCGACATGGAAATTACGCAGCTAGTAGACGGTACGAAGGGCGTCCACAGCATGATTCCGAAGAAGATATTCACGGGTAAGTCGGCCGTGGGCATGGGTAAGAGCAAATAG
- a CDS encoding dienelactone hydrolase family protein, with the protein MSYPNAVVLQASDNTEFNAYTAFPTAAGPHPGIILLQEAFGVNGHIRNVADRLAAAGYAVIAPELFHRSAAPGLEISYNDFPSAAPHFQAITPEGLTADLQAAYDWLQAQDNVTDKVGSVGFCLGGRVSFLANAVLPLSAAVSYYGGGTQHLKNRTADLHAPHLFFWGGLDQHISKAHITEVVDALDAAGKPYINTVISYADHGFHCDERPSYNPDAAAEAWAMTLAFFQEKLR; encoded by the coding sequence ATGAGCTACCCCAACGCCGTTGTTCTGCAAGCCTCTGACAACACCGAGTTCAACGCCTACACCGCTTTCCCGACTGCTGCGGGCCCGCACCCGGGCATTATCTTGTTACAGGAAGCCTTTGGTGTGAACGGCCACATTCGCAACGTAGCCGACCGCCTAGCCGCGGCCGGCTACGCAGTAATTGCCCCCGAACTGTTTCACCGCTCTGCCGCGCCGGGTCTGGAAATTTCTTACAACGACTTTCCTAGCGCCGCGCCGCATTTTCAAGCCATTACACCCGAGGGGCTGACGGCTGATTTGCAAGCCGCTTACGATTGGCTACAAGCCCAAGACAACGTAACCGACAAAGTCGGGAGCGTCGGGTTTTGCTTGGGCGGGCGGGTGTCGTTTCTGGCGAATGCTGTGCTGCCACTGTCGGCTGCGGTTTCGTACTACGGGGGCGGCACGCAGCATCTGAAAAACCGCACTGCTGATTTGCATGCGCCGCACCTCTTCTTTTGGGGCGGCCTCGATCAGCACATCAGCAAAGCGCACATCACGGAAGTTGTGGACGCCTTGGACGCTGCCGGCAAGCCTTACATCAATACCGTCATTTCCTACGCCGACCACGGTTTCCACTGCGACGAGCGCCCCAGCTACAACCCCGATGCCGCCGCCGAAGCCTGGGCCATGACGCTGGCCTTCTTCCAAGAAAAGCTGCGGTAG
- a CDS encoding M56 family metallopeptidase yields the protein MLSNYLLYLAEASFCLAVFALAYRLLLAGLTYFSWNRWYLLGSVLASLVLPLLSFPGLAYLFAAPAAESGPLLLQLNWTRPTASTASAASSASSLDVWALVLGGMLVVYAVGVLYRLQNLGRNLWWLWQLARRHPRTNKGAYWLVELSNPNMPAFSFGRSVFLSPLHASLNSTEQQQLLQHELVHVQQRHTLDILLLEGVAVLLWFNPAVYYVRQQLKEVHEYLADATVARTAGSISGYGQLLIKLAAQQSPLTLVHAFSTKHIIQRITMLTTPSSRPLQKLRFLLIAPLLAGAWMATSCVDSPSPTVALRLHPPPLLLLRLSAALRGKATR from the coding sequence ATGCTCAGTAACTACTTGCTGTACCTAGCGGAAGCGTCTTTCTGCCTGGCTGTTTTCGCTCTCGCGTACCGGCTGCTGCTAGCCGGCCTTACCTACTTCAGCTGGAATCGGTGGTATTTGTTGGGAAGCGTGCTGGCTAGTTTGGTGCTGCCGCTGCTGTCGTTTCCGGGCCTCGCCTACTTGTTTGCTGCCCCGGCGGCTGAGAGCGGGCCGCTACTCTTGCAACTAAACTGGACTCGTCCCACGGCAAGTACTGCTTCTGCTGCCTCGTCGGCTTCGTCGCTGGATGTGTGGGCTTTGGTGCTAGGCGGAATGTTGGTGGTGTATGCGGTCGGCGTGCTGTATCGGCTGCAAAACTTGGGGCGGAACCTGTGGTGGCTGTGGCAGCTGGCGCGGCGGCATCCGCGCACCAATAAAGGCGCTTATTGGCTGGTTGAGCTTTCCAACCCCAACATGCCCGCCTTTTCATTCGGGCGGAGCGTGTTTTTATCGCCGCTGCACGCTAGCCTTAACTCCACGGAACAGCAGCAGCTTCTGCAACACGAATTGGTGCATGTGCAGCAACGTCATACACTAGATATTCTGCTGCTGGAAGGTGTAGCGGTGCTGCTGTGGTTTAACCCGGCGGTTTATTATGTGCGCCAGCAGCTAAAAGAGGTACACGAGTATCTGGCCGATGCCACGGTAGCCCGCACGGCTGGCAGCATTTCCGGCTACGGTCAATTACTGATTAAGCTGGCTGCGCAGCAGTCCCCGCTTACCCTAGTTCACGCCTTTTCCACCAAACATATAATTCAGCGCATTACTATGCTTACTACGCCATCCTCCCGCCCCCTGCAAAAGCTGCGCTTCCTCCTGATTGCACCCCTCTTAGCCGGTGCGTGGATGGCTACGTCTTGCGTTGACTCGCCGAGTCCGACCGTTGCCCTGAGACTTCATCCGCCGCCGCTGCTGCTACTACGCCTATCGGCCGCATTACGTGGGAAGGCAACACGGTAG
- a CDS encoding M1 family aminopeptidase → MWTQGESESNSAWFPTIDKPNQKSTSEVSMTVPAKYVTLSNGKLVGQVPAGAGLRTDTWKMEEPHAPYLFMMAVGDFRITKDTWRGKEVSYYLEPQYAAQAKQIFGKTPRMMEYFSQLLGVDYPWNKYAQVVVREYVAGAMENTSASLFGDQAQGTARELLDWEYAGVEREVAHELFHHWFGDYVTAESWSNLTMNESFANFSEVLWAEHEYGSDAAEAQGDLSLRAYFRDPSNYTKPLARYQYADKEDMFDAISYQKGGNILNMLRHHLGQEVFFRGLQRYLKQNAFGTGEPHQLRLALEEVSGRDLNWFFDQWYYRAGHPIVTIDYQWDAVRKQQAVIVRQTQAGTPFVLPLSVDIYTGGRAQRYPATLRHAVDTLYFPAATKPDLVNVDAEKVLVWQKKDNKPLADYAYQYRHAPRYLDRREVLSAAKAQLPDPAAQKLLVAGLTDKSPALRGMAIELLDLKNAALRKAATPILAKLAATDSSVKTQAVALTALGTLQDKRYLKLFTKALESKSYQVQGAALRGLLALDAKQALTRATAFEADNNGALTVAIVQVYGKAGGPAQWPLVLSKFDVGSPQSRFDMLPGLGELVGRLDDPTALSQGISRIKDMAVRYKQYGIHVPLIELLRQIQQRHSSRPTAAQATELVKQAVIEIEAAT, encoded by the coding sequence ATTTGGACCCAAGGCGAATCTGAATCTAACTCGGCCTGGTTTCCGACCATCGATAAGCCCAATCAGAAATCGACCTCGGAAGTCAGCATGACAGTGCCCGCCAAATACGTGACGCTCAGCAACGGCAAGCTGGTGGGGCAGGTGCCAGCCGGGGCGGGGCTGCGGACCGATACCTGGAAAATGGAGGAGCCACACGCGCCTTACCTGTTCATGATGGCCGTCGGCGACTTCCGCATCACCAAGGATACGTGGCGCGGCAAGGAAGTGAGCTATTACCTGGAACCGCAGTACGCAGCACAGGCCAAGCAAATCTTCGGCAAAACGCCCCGGATGATGGAGTATTTCTCGCAGCTGCTCGGGGTGGATTATCCGTGGAACAAGTACGCCCAAGTAGTAGTGCGCGAGTACGTGGCCGGCGCCATGGAAAACACCTCGGCTTCTTTGTTCGGGGACCAGGCGCAGGGCACCGCCCGCGAACTGCTGGATTGGGAGTACGCCGGGGTGGAGCGCGAAGTGGCCCACGAACTGTTTCACCACTGGTTTGGCGACTACGTGACAGCCGAAAGCTGGAGCAACCTGACCATGAACGAGTCGTTTGCCAACTTCAGCGAAGTGCTCTGGGCCGAGCACGAGTACGGTTCCGACGCGGCCGAGGCCCAAGGCGACCTAAGCTTGCGCGCCTACTTCCGTGACCCTAGCAACTACACCAAGCCCCTGGCGCGCTACCAGTATGCCGACAAGGAGGATATGTTTGATGCCATATCCTACCAGAAAGGCGGCAACATCCTGAACATGCTGCGTCACCATCTAGGCCAGGAAGTGTTTTTTCGAGGTCTGCAACGGTATTTAAAGCAAAACGCCTTCGGTACGGGCGAACCGCACCAGCTGCGGCTGGCACTAGAAGAAGTATCGGGCCGGGATTTGAATTGGTTTTTCGACCAGTGGTACTACCGCGCCGGCCACCCTATTGTCACCATCGATTATCAGTGGGATGCTGTCCGCAAGCAACAGGCCGTAATTGTGCGCCAAACGCAGGCCGGTACGCCGTTTGTGCTACCGCTCAGCGTGGACATTTACACCGGTGGCCGTGCGCAACGCTACCCGGCTACGCTTCGCCACGCCGTGGACACGCTTTACTTTCCCGCCGCTACCAAGCCGGACTTAGTGAACGTGGACGCCGAGAAAGTCCTGGTCTGGCAGAAGAAAGACAACAAGCCGCTGGCCGACTATGCCTACCAATACCGCCACGCCCCGCGCTACCTCGACCGGCGCGAAGTCCTAAGCGCTGCCAAAGCCCAACTTCCCGACCCGGCAGCGCAGAAACTCTTGGTAGCTGGCCTTACCGACAAATCTCCTGCTCTGCGCGGCATGGCCATTGAGCTGCTCGACCTCAAGAATGCCGCTTTGCGCAAAGCCGCTACTCCCATTCTAGCCAAGCTCGCCGCCACCGACTCGTCCGTGAAAACGCAGGCTGTGGCTCTCACGGCGCTAGGTACTTTGCAAGATAAACGCTACCTCAAGCTGTTCACGAAGGCGCTGGAAAGCAAATCGTACCAAGTGCAGGGCGCCGCGTTGCGCGGGTTATTGGCGCTCGATGCCAAACAGGCCTTGACTCGCGCTACGGCTTTCGAGGCCGACAACAACGGGGCCTTAACCGTAGCAATAGTCCAGGTGTACGGCAAAGCGGGTGGCCCAGCGCAATGGCCCCTGGTACTATCTAAATTCGATGTGGGTAGTCCGCAAAGCCGTTTCGATATGCTGCCCGGCCTGGGCGAGTTGGTGGGTCGCCTCGACGACCCAACTGCACTTTCCCAAGGCATTTCGCGCATCAAAGACATGGCCGTGCGCTACAAGCAATATGGTATTCATGTTCCTTTGATAGAATTGCTGCGCCAAATCCAGCAGCGCCATTCCTCCCGGCCGACGGCCGCTCAGGCCACTGAACTAGTGAAACAGGCCGTAATAGAAATCGAGGCCGCCACATAA
- a CDS encoding urease accessory protein UreD encodes MLVATDWSELEVAQVQGRSRLITCRNLQPLKILNPAAPASSCHAVLSSYGGGMVAGDTIRLRIKGGPNTQLFLSSQSNTKIFKSIDGQVAEQHIAGELAAGALAVVFPDPVVPQAGSRYRQLQHWHLDPNALLLVADWLHSGRMDIGEKFEFHSFFSELKVRRQGRLVLLDRFAFHPQEQVATAPANFGAYQTVLSLYLVGSPYDPRFVRLAQQFQQLKLSIPDTPQFDLSGHDCLVSVTQAKEDVYVLRAAAHSRQALQPLCAQVLQTLAGEDFFGYNPLARKY; translated from the coding sequence ATGTTAGTAGCCACTGATTGGAGTGAGTTGGAAGTAGCGCAAGTGCAAGGCCGGTCGCGGCTGATTACCTGCCGCAACTTGCAACCGCTCAAAATTCTGAATCCGGCCGCCCCGGCTAGCTCCTGCCACGCGGTACTTTCCAGCTACGGCGGTGGCATGGTCGCCGGCGACACAATTCGGCTGCGCATCAAGGGTGGCCCTAACACGCAGCTTTTTCTTAGCTCACAGTCGAACACCAAAATCTTCAAGTCCATTGATGGGCAAGTAGCCGAGCAGCACATTGCCGGCGAACTGGCCGCGGGGGCCCTAGCCGTGGTGTTCCCGGATCCCGTAGTGCCGCAAGCCGGCAGCCGCTACCGTCAGCTTCAGCACTGGCACCTAGACCCCAATGCTCTCCTGTTGGTGGCCGACTGGCTGCACTCGGGCCGCATGGACATCGGCGAGAAATTCGAGTTTCACTCATTTTTCTCGGAGCTGAAAGTGCGCCGTCAAGGCCGCCTTGTGCTCCTCGACCGGTTTGCTTTCCATCCGCAAGAGCAGGTGGCTACGGCCCCCGCCAACTTCGGCGCCTATCAAACTGTGCTTTCCCTCTACCTCGTCGGCAGCCCCTACGACCCGCGGTTTGTTCGCCTCGCGCAGCAATTCCAGCAACTCAAGCTGTCCATCCCCGACACCCCGCAATTCGACCTGAGCGGGCACGATTGCCTTGTTTCGGTGACGCAGGCCAAGGAAGACGTGTACGTGCTCCGGGCCGCGGCCCACAGCCGGCAGGCTTTGCAGCCGCTGTGCGCGCAGGTGCTGCAAACGTTGGCCGGAGAAGATTTTTTCGGCTACAACCCGCTGGCGCGCAAATACTGA
- a CDS encoding DUF3817 domain-containing protein, with the protein MLKSAIGRLRLLGLLEGISLLLLIGVAVPLKYLSANPSLVRALGQSMACCSCFLC; encoded by the coding sequence ATGTTGAAATCCGCAATTGGCCGCCTCCGTCTGCTAGGACTGCTGGAAGGCATTTCCTTACTCCTGTTGATTGGAGTGGCCGTGCCGCTCAAATACCTTTCTGCCAACCCAAGCTTGGTTCGAGCCCTGGGCCAGTCCATGGCCTGCTGTTCTTGCTTTTTGTGCTGA
- a CDS encoding AraC family ligand binding domain-containing protein, giving the protein MSTLPSHRPINTYNTSSLLTRFMPDASAFDNLRRVGSEWFFVVAVEQMYVHFTQGIPPSRATAHSCLYLTSGTARMSIGNETYTIHPQQVLVVRAGQVYSFEPGDQNTGFLLHFHDDMLLGKTAPTDAPNPFEFLQFWGVRISRSTPKRPGSSRTCCSVYSQNSILTSCSIQIFCGLIYWLCSTS; this is encoded by the coding sequence ATGAGCACATTGCCTTCCCACCGTCCAATCAACACCTACAACACCAGCAGCCTACTGACGCGCTTTATGCCCGATGCGTCTGCTTTCGACAATCTGCGGCGGGTGGGGTCGGAGTGGTTTTTCGTGGTGGCGGTGGAGCAGATGTACGTGCACTTCACGCAAGGTATTCCGCCTTCGCGGGCCACGGCGCATAGCTGCCTCTACCTTACTTCGGGCACGGCGCGCATGAGCATCGGCAACGAAACGTATACCATTCACCCGCAGCAGGTGCTGGTGGTGCGGGCCGGGCAGGTATATTCCTTTGAGCCCGGCGACCAGAACACGGGCTTTCTGCTCCATTTCCACGACGACATGCTCCTGGGCAAAACTGCCCCCACCGATGCCCCAAATCCGTTTGAGTTTCTGCAGTTTTGGGGAGTCCGTATATCGCGCTCGACTCCCAAACGGCCGGGTTCGTCGAGAACCTGTTGCAGCGTCTACTCACAGAATTCAATATTAACGAGCTGCAGTATCCAGATATTCTGCGGGCTTATTTACTGGCTTTGCTCCACGAGTTGA
- a CDS encoding POTRA domain-containing protein yields MTWEGNTVVSTERLNQALGLKPGDAYDSLALGKRLNFSPDGKDVASLYMDQGYLFSSITPAVKRQPNGSVDLTFKISEGRAAQLDIITFTGNGKTSTQSLMEAIPLRPGAKFSRAKLIEAQRNLALLGPFDPERVGINPQPIMRPNSDTDLVRVEFKLVEKK; encoded by the coding sequence ATTACGTGGGAAGGCAACACGGTAGTCTCTACCGAGCGCCTCAACCAAGCCCTCGGCCTGAAACCCGGCGACGCCTACGACTCGCTCGCCTTGGGGAAGCGCCTCAACTTCTCACCCGATGGCAAGGATGTGGCTTCCCTTTACATGGACCAAGGCTATCTGTTCTCTTCCATTACTCCCGCTGTCAAGCGCCAGCCCAATGGTAGTGTGGATCTAACATTTAAGATTTCCGAAGGTCGGGCAGCGCAACTTGACATCATCACCTTCACGGGCAATGGCAAAACGTCTACGCAGTCTTTGATGGAAGCTATACCCCTGCGTCCTGGCGCTAAGTTTAGCCGGGCAAAGCTCATTGAGGCTCAAAGAAACCTTGCGCTGCTGGGTCCTTTCGACCCCGAACGGGTTGGCATAAATCCACAGCCCATCATGCGCCCGAATTCCGATACCGATTTGGTGAGGGTCGAGTTTAAATTGGTAGAGAAGAAATAG
- a CDS encoding MGH1-like glycoside hydrolase domain-containing protein: MLWSKQYYYYDVTQWLEGDPAMLMPPPERRKGRNRHWQHLHNADIISMPDKWEYPWYAAWDLAFHCIPLATVDTEFAKTQLRLLTRDSYMHPSGQLPAYEWNLSDVNPPVHAWATWRVFQMDKKYRGDKGDTYFLESVFHKLALNFTWWVNRKDQSNRNIFEGGFLGLDNIGVFDRSAPLPTGGHIEQSDGTSWMAMFALNMMRMALELAKTNPVYQEIAGKFFEHFLYIADAMTRGGDGVFNLWDEEDEFYYDVLHTPTKSAPSSKSARLWD, encoded by the coding sequence ATGCTCTGGAGCAAGCAGTATTACTACTACGACGTCACCCAATGGCTCGAAGGTGACCCGGCCATGCTCATGCCCCCGCCCGAACGGCGCAAAGGCCGCAACCGGCACTGGCAGCACCTGCACAACGCCGACATCATCTCGATGCCCGACAAGTGGGAGTACCCCTGGTACGCTGCCTGGGATTTGGCTTTCCACTGCATTCCGCTGGCCACGGTGGATACCGAGTTTGCCAAAACGCAGCTGCGCTTACTAACGCGCGACTCTTACATGCACCCGAGCGGCCAGCTACCGGCCTACGAGTGGAACCTGAGTGACGTAAACCCGCCGGTGCATGCTTGGGCCACCTGGCGCGTTTTCCAGATGGACAAAAAATACAGAGGCGACAAGGGCGACACCTACTTCCTGGAGTCGGTATTTCATAAGTTGGCGTTGAACTTTACCTGGTGGGTAAACCGCAAAGACCAAAGCAACCGCAACATTTTCGAAGGCGGTTTCCTGGGGCTTGATAACATTGGGGTGTTTGATAGAAGCGCACCGCTGCCCACCGGCGGCCACATCGAGCAGTCGGATGGTACGAGCTGGATGGCTATGTTTGCCTTGAACATGATGCGCATGGCGCTGGAACTGGCCAAAACCAACCCGGTGTACCAAGAAATAGCCGGCAAGTTCTTCGAGCACTTTCTCTATATCGCCGATGCCATGACCCGCGGCGGCGACGGAGTTTTCAACCTCTGGGACGAGGAAGACGAGTTCTACTACGACGTATTGCACACCCCGACGAAGAGCGCACCAAGCTCAAAGTCCGCTCGATTGTGGGATTGA
- a CDS encoding MGH1-like glycoside hydrolase domain-containing protein, with protein MGLIPLFAVEVIDQELLDSMPEFTARATWLLVNRPHLAKLVARWEEPGRNTRHLVGLLRRQRLTKLLTRMLDEAEFLSEYGIRAMSRYHLEHPYVFSTEEADFSVSYVPGEAESSMFGGNSNWRGPIWFPINYLIIESLQRFHSYYGDALQVEYPTGSGNMLNLNDVAIALAERLSKLLLKGPDGRRPAFGDSDLLQTDPHFKDYLLFHEYFHGEDGHGLGANHQTGWTGLIVRLLQKRATSTVPDTKQKVDSSASEALLATPLQSQ; from the coding sequence GTGGGATTGATTCCGCTGTTTGCGGTGGAAGTGATAGATCAGGAGTTGTTGGATTCCATGCCCGAATTTACGGCTCGAGCCACTTGGTTGCTCGTCAACCGCCCGCACTTGGCTAAACTGGTAGCCCGGTGGGAAGAGCCAGGCCGCAATACCCGCCACTTGGTCGGGCTGCTGCGCCGTCAGCGTCTTACGAAGTTGCTAACCCGCATGCTCGACGAGGCCGAGTTCTTGTCGGAATACGGCATCCGGGCGATGTCGCGCTACCACTTAGAGCATCCGTACGTGTTCAGCACCGAAGAAGCCGATTTCTCGGTTTCGTACGTGCCCGGCGAAGCTGAATCCAGCATGTTTGGGGGTAATAGCAACTGGCGCGGACCCATCTGGTTCCCCATCAACTACCTCATCATCGAGTCGTTGCAGCGGTTTCACTCCTATTACGGCGATGCGCTGCAAGTGGAGTACCCAACCGGTTCGGGCAATATGCTCAACCTCAATGACGTAGCCATAGCCCTGGCCGAGCGCCTCTCCAAGCTACTGCTCAAAGGCCCCGACGGTCGTCGCCCGGCCTTCGGCGACTCCGACCTGCTCCAAACCGACCCGCACTTCAAGGACTACTTGCTGTTCCACGAGTACTTCCACGGCGAAGACGGCCACGGCCTTGGTGCCAATCACCAGACCGGTTGGACGGGTCTGATTGTGAGGTTATTGCAAAAACGAGCCACTTCTACTGTTCCCGATACAAAACAAAAGGTTGACTCATCGGCTTCTGAGGCTCTACTCGCAACCCCCTTACAATCTCAATGA
- a CDS encoding helix-turn-helix domain-containing protein, with protein MLHELNRAYAAAPAPPQSTALTITNRFKQLVATSLKSNYSISDYANLLHISPNHLTKSVRSITGKSPTKWLEETIVLEAKALLFQSTLSVAEIASEVGVTDPSYFSRLFKKHAGVSPLVFRRMIEKS; from the coding sequence TTGCTCCACGAGTTGAACCGGGCCTACGCCGCCGCTCCTGCCCCACCGCAATCCACGGCGCTAACTATCACCAACCGCTTCAAGCAACTGGTTGCTACCTCGCTGAAGTCGAATTATTCGATCAGTGACTACGCCAATTTGCTCCACATCAGCCCCAACCATTTAACCAAATCGGTGCGCAGCATCACGGGCAAGTCGCCAACGAAGTGGCTAGAGGAAACCATTGTATTGGAAGCCAAGGCGCTACTTTTCCAAAGCACGTTGTCGGTGGCCGAAATTGCCAGCGAAGTTGGCGTCACTGACCCTTCCTATTTCAGTAGGCTGTTCAAGAAACACGCCGGGGTGTCGCCGCTGGTGTTTCGCAGAATGATTGAAAAGTCCTGA
- the ygiD gene encoding 4,5-DOPA dioxygenase extradiol, with the protein MNSLQDLHATASSFQKTAKMPVLFVGHGSPMNALADNPFTQTLHQLGRDIRNVQPPRAVLVVSAHWLTRGTFVAVNERPETIHDFGGFPQELFAMQYPAPGAPDVAQEVLAALPDAHPTDEWGLDHGTWTVLHHLFPEADIPVFQLSIDYYKPMTFHAELSKQLQFLRRRGVLIVGSGNIVHNLRQSMPKFMNDDATPYAWAQEFDEWAKAKINQRDLLALAHYQQAGASGSLSVPTPDHYIPMLYSLALAEPDDQIRHAYEEVSFGGMSMRTFVVA; encoded by the coding sequence ATGAACTCTCTGCAAGATCTCCACGCCACCGCCAGCAGTTTTCAGAAAACGGCGAAGATGCCAGTGCTCTTTGTAGGCCACGGCTCGCCGATGAATGCGCTGGCCGATAATCCGTTCACGCAAACGTTGCATCAGCTAGGCCGCGACATTCGCAACGTGCAGCCACCGCGCGCCGTGCTGGTAGTGTCGGCGCACTGGCTCACGCGCGGCACCTTTGTGGCCGTGAACGAGCGGCCCGAAACCATTCACGATTTCGGTGGCTTCCCGCAGGAGTTGTTTGCTATGCAGTATCCCGCACCCGGTGCGCCCGACGTAGCGCAGGAAGTGCTGGCCGCTCTGCCCGATGCGCACCCCACCGACGAGTGGGGCCTCGACCACGGTACCTGGACCGTACTGCATCACTTGTTTCCGGAGGCCGATATTCCGGTTTTCCAACTCAGCATCGACTACTACAAGCCGATGACCTTCCATGCCGAACTATCCAAGCAGCTTCAGTTTTTGCGGCGCCGCGGCGTGCTGATTGTGGGGAGCGGCAACATCGTGCACAACTTGCGCCAAAGCATGCCCAAGTTCATGAACGACGATGCCACGCCCTATGCGTGGGCGCAGGAGTTCGATGAGTGGGCGAAAGCGAAAATCAATCAGCGCGATTTGCTCGCGTTGGCGCATTACCAGCAAGCCGGGGCCAGCGGCTCCCTCTCGGTACCCACCCCCGACCACTACATTCCGATGCTCTACAGCTTGGCCCTAGCCGAGCCCGACGACCAGATTCGCCACGCGTACGAGGAGGTAAGCTTTGGCGGCATGAGCATGCGCACGTTTGTGGTGGCGTAG
- a CDS encoding DUF3817 domain-containing protein has protein sequence MLNTLRVGVEYHWRFSTTTWKVLLACIIPFGTFYVDRKILAPMQKQEIKP, from the coding sequence GTGCTGAATACGCTGCGTGTGGGCGTTGAGTATCATTGGCGCTTTTCTACCACTACCTGGAAAGTGTTGCTCGCCTGCATCATTCCTTTCGGCACGTTCTACGTTGACCGCAAGATTCTTGCTCCTATGCAAAAGCAGGAAATAAAGCCTTGA
- a CDS encoding BlaI/MecI/CopY family transcriptional regulator → MEELTKTEERIMQILWKLKKAFVKDIIEQLPDEPKPPYNTISSVVRILERKEYVGFKAYGKTYEYFPLISRAQYRTASFKRLLTQYFDNSPSDLVSFMVEEEKLDQQQVQLLLLKLLQADQASKQDGDAQ, encoded by the coding sequence ATGGAAGAGCTAACCAAAACCGAGGAGCGCATCATGCAAATCCTTTGGAAGCTGAAGAAAGCTTTCGTGAAGGACATCATCGAGCAACTGCCTGACGAGCCGAAACCGCCCTACAACACCATCTCGTCGGTGGTGCGCATTCTGGAGCGTAAGGAGTATGTGGGGTTTAAAGCGTACGGCAAGACTTACGAATACTTTCCGTTGATCAGCCGCGCCCAATACCGGACCGCCAGCTTCAAGCGCCTGCTTACGCAGTACTTCGACAACTCGCCCTCCGACTTAGTATCGTTTATGGTGGAAGAGGAAAAGCTTGATCAACAGCAAGTTCAATTGTTGCTGCTTAAGTTACTCCAAGCCGATCAGGCATCCAAACAAGATGGCGATGCTCAGTAA